A genomic window from Ilyobacter polytropus DSM 2926 includes:
- a CDS encoding tyrosine-type recombinase/integrase, producing the protein MELELQIKQLEEELNKNRSNIVIYTLLEDKIKQLKEELKKIRRKKKRTANRDIKYLRYEEFQHLIKTIENNGDYFWMRDKLLFLIAFECGLRASEVGSIKKEDFFSDKREMFCRRLKGSRNNTVKLTQDTSILLENFMERYPNDSPYIFLSRKKLPITKFTLNKICKKYFKSAALPMEKAHFHTIKHTSGVHMAEEGLDIKEVQYILGHRNVDNTMIYFDFTTKQQESLYSKLGR; encoded by the coding sequence ATGGAATTGGAACTACAGATAAAACAGCTAGAAGAAGAGCTAAATAAGAATAGAAGTAATATCGTCATTTATACCCTTTTAGAAGATAAGATAAAACAGTTGAAGGAAGAACTAAAAAAAATAAGACGAAAAAAGAAGCGAACAGCCAACAGAGACATTAAGTATCTTCGTTACGAAGAATTCCAACATCTTATAAAAACCATAGAAAATAACGGAGATTATTTTTGGATGAGGGATAAACTTTTATTTTTGATAGCATTTGAATGTGGACTTCGTGCATCTGAAGTTGGAAGTATAAAAAAAGAGGATTTCTTTAGTGATAAAAGAGAGATGTTCTGCAGAAGATTAAAGGGAAGTCGGAATAACACTGTGAAACTAACTCAGGATACCTCTATACTTTTAGAAAACTTCATGGAGAGATACCCCAATGATTCGCCTTATATTTTCCTCAGCAGAAAAAAATTACCAATAACTAAATTCACACTGAATAAAATATGTAAAAAATATTTTAAATCTGCTGCCCTCCCCATGGAAAAAGCACACTTTCATACTATAAAGCATACATCTGGGGTCCATATGGCAGAAGAAGGACTAGATATAAAAGAAGTTCAGTATATACTCGGACACAGAAATGTTGACAATACAATGATTTATTTTGACTTCACAACAAAGCAGCAGGAGTCTTTATACAGTAAGCTGGGAAGATAA